The Leclercia adecarboxylata genome has a segment encoding these proteins:
- the tnpA gene encoding IS66-like element accessory protein TnpA, with amino-acid sequence MSNTLQPRRARASYSMDFKLALVEKSYQPGACVARLARDNGINDNLLFTWRQRYRHLLPDEIQRSIREQDSVIPVVLPDMVLSHHAEPHYESAAPACREAMTCEVTVGGASLRLSGDLSPALLKTLIRELSGRSR; translated from the coding sequence ATGTCAAACACTCTTCAGCCCCGCAGGGCGCGGGCGTCCTACTCAATGGACTTTAAGCTGGCTCTCGTCGAAAAGTCATATCAGCCTGGAGCCTGTGTTGCCCGGTTGGCGCGGGATAATGGAATTAATGACAATCTGCTGTTTACCTGGCGCCAGCGTTACAGACATCTTCTGCCCGATGAAATACAACGGTCAATCAGAGAGCAAGACTCTGTTATCCCCGTTGTCTTGCCTGATATGGTCCTGTCACACCATGCTGAGCCGCACTATGAATCCGCCGCTCCAGCCTGCCGCGAGGCCATGACATGCGAGGTGACTGTCGGCGGTGCCAGCCTGCGTCTGTCCGGGGATTTATCACCTGCACTTCTGAAAACGCTGATCCGCGAGCTGAGCGGGAGGAGCCGATGA
- a CDS encoding IS1 family transposase (programmed frameshift) produces the protein MASVSISCPSCSATEGVVRNGKSTAGHQRYLCSHCRKTWQLQFTYIASQPGTHQKIIDMAMNGVGCRASARIMGVGLNTILRHFKKLRPQSVNSRIQPGSDVIVCAEMDEQWGYVGAKSRQRWLFYAYDRIRRTVVAHVFGERTLVTLERLLGLLSAFEVVVWMTDGWPLYESRLKGELHVISKRYTQRIERHNLNLRQHLARLGRKSLSFSKSVELHDKVIGHYLNIKHYQ, from the exons GTGGCTTCTGTTTCTATCAGCTGTCCCTCCTGTTCAGCTACTGAAGGCGTGGTGCGTAACGGTAAAAGTACTGCCGGACATCAGCGCTATCTCTGCTCTCACTGCCGTAAAACATGGCAGCTACAGTTCACTTACATCGCCTCTCAGCCCGGTACACACCAGAAAATTATTGATATGGCCATGAATGGCGTCGGATGTCGCGCCAGTGCACGCATTATGGGCGTTGGCCTCAACACGATTTTACGACACT TTAAAAAACTCAGGCCGCAGTCGGTAAACTCACGCATACAACCGGGCAGTGACGTTATTGTTTGCGCGGAAATGGACGAACAGTGGGGTTACGTCGGCGCTAAATCACGCCAGCGCTGGTTGTTTTACGCGTATGACAGGATACGGAGGACGGTTGTGGCGCACGTATTCGGTGAACGCACGTTGGTCACGCTGGAGCGTCTTCTGGGCCTGCTGTCGGCCTTTGAGGTCGTGGTATGGATGACGGATGGCTGGCCGCTTTATGAATCACGCCTGAAGGGAGAACTGCACGTTATCAGCAAGCGATATACGCAGCGCATTGAGCGGCATAACCTGAATCTGAGGCAGCATCTGGCAAGGCTGGGCAGGAAGTCACTGTCTTTCTCAAAATCGGTGGAGCTGCATGACAAAGTCATCGGGCATTATCTGAACATAAAACACTATCAGTAA
- the frmR gene encoding formaldehyde-responsive transcriptional repressor FrmR — protein MPSTPEEKKKVLTRVRRIRGQIDALERALESGAECRSVLQQIAAVRGAANGLMAEVLESHIRETFDQNDSYSHEVSKSVDDTIELVRAYLK, from the coding sequence ATGCCCAGTACTCCTGAAGAGAAAAAAAAGGTCCTAACCCGGGTTCGCCGTATCCGGGGTCAGATTGATGCTCTGGAAAGAGCACTTGAAAGTGGCGCTGAATGCCGTTCCGTTCTCCAGCAAATCGCCGCCGTCCGGGGCGCCGCTAACGGACTGATGGCAGAGGTGCTGGAGAGCCACATACGGGAAACCTTTGACCAGAATGACAGCTACAGTCATGAAGTCAGTAAATCAGTTGACGATACGATTGAGCTGGTTCGTGCCTATCTTAAATAG
- the tnpB gene encoding IS66 family insertion sequence element accessory protein TnpB (TnpB, as the term is used for proteins encoded by IS66 family insertion elements, is considered an accessory protein, since TnpC, encoded by a neighboring gene, is a DDE family transposase.) produces MIPLPSGTRIWLVAGVTDMRKSFNGLGELVQHVLDDNPFSGHLFIFRGRKGDTVRILWADADGLCLFTKRLEEGQFVWPAVRDGKIAITRSQLAMLLDKLDWRQPKTARLNSLTML; encoded by the coding sequence ATGATACCCTTACCGTCAGGCACTCGTATCTGGCTGGTTGCCGGGGTCACCGATATGCGTAAGTCCTTCAATGGTCTGGGCGAACTGGTCCAGCATGTTCTTGATGACAATCCGTTCTCCGGCCACCTGTTTATCTTCCGTGGTCGTAAAGGTGACACCGTGAGGATCCTCTGGGCTGATGCTGACGGTCTGTGTCTGTTTACCAAACGTCTGGAAGAGGGACAGTTCGTCTGGCCTGCTGTACGCGACGGCAAAATCGCCATCACCCGCTCACAACTCGCCATGCTCCTCGATAAGCTGGACTGGCGGCAACCTAAAACTGCACGCCTTAACTCACTGACGATGTTGTAA